One Chloroflexota bacterium DNA segment encodes these proteins:
- a CDS encoding zinc-binding dehydrogenase, whose product MKRSAKPEGKFNVVIEEVPIPEPGPEQVRIRSVTSLISRGSEIGARYTREHAVNPESMGYSLAGVVDAVGEEVTHLQPGDRVVSLAPHAEYVVRDAVYARPDAQNQVYPIADGVSFEQATYWPLLAGGVTWVDIEGLARDDLVVVVGQGLVGSLIMQVQKLNGTGTIVAIDTLDLRCEMAAKLGADIVINAAKEDAVAAVQRLSNGVGADTVVYAVGGSAGPKAFGPAMDMVARGGTLHLVGLYEDQPLPLTSGAAQGRRIIGGYYRRGPDAASARRGMDLLASGQVAPEHMTTHRYPFEQVADAFDLLYNRIGETLGVVLEFDYRG is encoded by the coding sequence ATGAAACGATCCGCCAAGCCCGAAGGCAAGTTCAACGTCGTAATCGAAGAGGTCCCGATTCCCGAACCGGGACCGGAACAGGTGCGGATTCGATCCGTCACCAGTCTCATCAGCCGCGGCTCGGAGATCGGCGCTCGCTATACGCGTGAGCACGCCGTGAATCCGGAGTCCATGGGCTATTCGCTCGCCGGGGTGGTGGATGCCGTCGGCGAAGAGGTCACCCACTTGCAGCCCGGCGACCGGGTGGTGTCCCTCGCCCCTCACGCCGAATACGTCGTGCGAGACGCCGTGTACGCCAGGCCCGACGCCCAGAATCAGGTCTACCCGATCGCCGACGGCGTGAGCTTCGAGCAGGCGACCTACTGGCCGCTGCTGGCCGGGGGCGTGACCTGGGTGGATATCGAGGGATTGGCCCGCGACGACCTCGTCGTGGTGGTCGGCCAAGGTCTGGTCGGCAGCCTGATCATGCAGGTGCAGAAGCTAAACGGCACCGGCACGATCGTGGCCATCGACACGCTGGACCTGCGCTGCGAGATGGCGGCCAAGCTGGGCGCGGACATCGTGATCAACGCGGCCAAGGAAGACGCGGTGGCCGCGGTCCAGCGCCTGTCCAACGGCGTCGGCGCCGACACGGTGGTCTATGCCGTCGGCGGCTCGGCCGGTCCCAAGGCGTTCGGACCGGCCATGGACATGGTCGCCCGCGGCGGAACGCTGCACCTTGTCGGGCTCTACGAGGACCAGCCGCTGCCCTTGACCTCGGGCGCGGCGCAAGGTCGGCGAATCATCGGCGGCTACTACCGGCGCGGTCCCGACGCGGCGTCGGCGCGACGCGGCATGGATCTGCTCGCATCCGGCCAGGTCGCACCCGAGCACATGACAACTCACCGCTATCCGTTCGAGCAGGTCGCCGACGCGTTTGACCTCCTCTACAACCGGATCGGCGAGACCCTGGGCGTCGTATTGGAGTTCGACTACAGAGGGTAG
- a CDS encoding GNAT family N-acetyltransferase, protein MSRLRFHQAPSPKPGRTDVWAELDDELVCSLEVMAAPVRLAGATLRTAGIANVFTEEGHRRRGYASALMAHAHDLLTDAGYSTVALFGIPGFYGQFGYATIGCDFAMEVETKVAEQAIGRHRARPADTRDLPAVADIYNAVNAGLDGSVVRDPADWIGLRNGSTILGTTGLWIAVDSDGRSVGYIALREDSTGVEVIDAGFTESAVAPSLVALVSVEAAKRQASSIRFELHPEVGLGSYVRRMECKQETVRPQDSGYMLRILDQDAVLRAIESTLPARAAVCGDEAPSRVRVTTPLGTTAVDVGGRGPERALALPHERLTQLLFGYWSAVEVAEVDDVSIAPEDLPWLAALFPRSDAYCYEPDRY, encoded by the coding sequence ATGAGCCGCCTGCGCTTCCACCAGGCGCCGTCGCCGAAGCCGGGGCGCACCGATGTTTGGGCCGAGCTCGACGACGAGTTGGTGTGTTCATTGGAAGTCATGGCGGCGCCGGTTCGACTGGCCGGCGCGACGCTGCGCACGGCGGGCATTGCCAACGTCTTCACAGAGGAAGGCCACCGCCGCCGCGGCTACGCCAGCGCGCTGATGGCGCACGCGCACGACCTCCTCACCGACGCCGGCTATTCGACGGTCGCGCTATTCGGCATTCCGGGGTTCTACGGGCAGTTCGGCTACGCCACGATCGGGTGCGACTTTGCTATGGAGGTGGAGACCAAGGTCGCCGAGCAAGCGATCGGCCGGCATCGTGCGCGGCCGGCGGACACACGCGATCTGCCGGCGGTCGCCGATATCTACAACGCGGTCAACGCCGGCCTGGACGGCTCGGTCGTGCGCGACCCCGCGGACTGGATCGGCCTACGCAACGGCTCAACGATCCTGGGCACGACGGGCCTGTGGATCGCCGTTGACTCGGACGGTCGCTCCGTTGGTTACATCGCGCTGCGCGAGGACTCGACCGGAGTGGAGGTCATCGACGCCGGGTTCACGGAGTCGGCAGTCGCACCGTCGCTGGTTGCGCTGGTGTCTGTCGAGGCCGCAAAGCGGCAGGCGTCGAGCATCAGGTTCGAGCTGCATCCCGAGGTCGGCCTTGGCTCCTATGTGCGGCGAATGGAATGCAAGCAGGAAACGGTTCGACCGCAAGACTCCGGCTATATGCTGCGCATCCTCGATCAGGATGCGGTGCTGCGGGCCATCGAGTCGACGCTGCCCGCGCGGGCGGCGGTGTGTGGCGACGAGGCCCCATCCCGCGTGCGCGTCACAACGCCGTTGGGGACGACCGCCGTCGACGTCGGCGGCCGTGGGCCGGAGCGCGCGCTGGCCCTGCCGCACGAGCGTCTGACCCAACTTCTCTTTGGCTATTGGTCGGCTGTTGAGGTCGCCGAAGTCGACGACGTGTCGATCGCGCCGGAAGATTTGCCGTGGCTGGCGGCGCTGTTTCCGCGCAGCGACGCCTACTGCTACGAGCCGGATCGGTATTGA
- the gltX gene encoding glutamate--tRNA ligase, whose product MTTGMRVRMAPSPTGDIHIGNARTALMNYLLARQSGGTFILRVEDTDRERSDIQKEAGIYDGLRWLSLDWDEGPNVGGPYGPYRQSERHDVHREAIEALLGSDAAYYDYTTAEERAAEREAQIARGQTPRYSGNGRSLTAAQIAERQAAGVVPAVRFASGSGTVGFEDGVFGPLETDASEIEDFVIARGDGTALYNMAVVADDRSMAITHVVRGADHTSNTFRQVLLYRALGWEPPNFAHLPLLLNKRRQKLSKRDGSQWLGEYRAQGYLPEAVVNFMVFLGWSPGDERELFSLEDLVDEFSLERVNRADAVYDVQRLDHFNGVWLRRLDMDALADRALPFARDGGLQVDDAQQDYFRQALALEQERIGHLSDVPDMMGFFFDDDLDPDVELMRFKRHDRAETAAALATVEGLVRELPKFTIGAIETMLRGLAERLGWKTGDLFMPIRIAVTGRRATPPLFETMAVLGRERCLVRLQRARAKLIA is encoded by the coding sequence ATGACGACCGGCATGCGGGTGCGGATGGCGCCGAGTCCGACCGGTGACATTCACATCGGCAACGCGCGCACGGCGCTGATGAACTACCTGCTGGCGCGGCAGTCGGGCGGCACGTTCATCCTGCGCGTCGAGGACACCGACCGCGAGCGCAGCGATATCCAGAAGGAGGCCGGCATCTACGACGGCCTGCGCTGGCTGTCCCTCGACTGGGACGAAGGCCCGAACGTCGGCGGTCCCTACGGACCCTATCGACAGAGCGAGCGCCACGACGTGCACCGGGAGGCCATCGAGGCGCTGCTTGGGTCGGACGCGGCCTACTACGACTACACGACCGCCGAGGAGCGCGCGGCCGAGCGCGAGGCGCAAATCGCGCGCGGTCAGACGCCGCGCTACAGCGGCAACGGTCGCTCCCTGACCGCCGCCCAGATCGCGGAGCGCCAGGCGGCGGGCGTGGTGCCCGCGGTGCGCTTTGCCTCCGGTTCGGGCACGGTGGGCTTCGAGGACGGGGTGTTCGGGCCGCTCGAGACCGACGCCTCGGAGATCGAGGACTTCGTGATCGCCCGCGGCGACGGCACGGCCCTCTACAACATGGCCGTGGTGGCCGACGACCGCTCCATGGCGATCACCCACGTCGTGCGCGGCGCCGACCACACCTCCAACACATTTCGACAGGTGCTGCTCTATCGGGCGCTCGGATGGGAGCCGCCGAACTTCGCGCACCTGCCGCTGCTGCTCAACAAGCGGCGTCAGAAGCTCTCGAAGCGCGACGGTTCGCAGTGGCTGGGCGAATATCGGGCGCAGGGCTATCTCCCCGAGGCCGTGGTCAACTTCATGGTGTTTCTCGGCTGGTCGCCGGGCGACGAGCGCGAGCTGTTCAGCCTCGAAGATCTGGTGGACGAATTCAGCTTGGAACGCGTCAATCGCGCCGACGCGGTCTACGACGTGCAGCGGCTGGATCACTTCAACGGCGTCTGGCTTCGTCGACTCGACATGGATGCGCTGGCCGATCGCGCGCTGCCGTTCGCGCGGGACGGTGGGCTGCAGGTGGACGACGCGCAGCAGGACTATTTCCGGCAGGCGCTGGCGCTGGAGCAGGAGCGCATCGGCCACTTGAGCGACGTGCCGGACATGATGGGGTTCTTCTTCGACGACGACCTCGATCCCGACGTGGAGCTGATGCGATTCAAGCGCCACGACAGGGCCGAAACCGCGGCGGCGCTGGCGACCGTGGAAGGCTTGGTGCGCGAGCTGCCGAAGTTCACCATCGGGGCGATCGAGACCATGCTGCGCGGGCTGGCCGAGCGGCTGGGCTGGAAGACGGGCGACCTGTTCATGCCCATCCGGATTGCGGTGACCGGCCGGCGCGCCACTCCGCCGCTGTTCGAGACCATGGCCGTGCTCGGCCGCGAACGATGTCTCGTTCGCCTGCAACGCGCACGGGCGAAGCTGATCGCATAG
- a CDS encoding NUDIX hydrolase, translated as MNLDWETIRSQVAWRGRFPVLVDEIRSLEDAREMTYTYLGIGVGAVVVLALDDADRAVCVRQYRHPMRRVVRELPAGHIDRGEDRTLAAHREFEEETGLRLGHLEHLGSYVPVPSLADFSMHMYFGHTLTPGRQQLDDNELLEIERVPIRELHQAILEGREPVVSMNYTVLFAAAQGRLPL; from the coding sequence GTGAACCTGGATTGGGAAACGATCCGGTCGCAGGTGGCCTGGCGGGGGCGCTTCCCGGTGCTGGTGGATGAAATCCGTTCGCTGGAAGACGCGCGCGAGATGACCTACACCTACCTCGGCATCGGGGTCGGCGCGGTGGTCGTTCTGGCGCTGGACGATGCCGACCGCGCCGTCTGCGTCCGGCAATACCGCCACCCGATGCGCCGCGTGGTGCGCGAGCTTCCAGCGGGGCACATCGACCGAGGCGAGGACCGCACCCTCGCCGCCCACCGCGAGTTCGAGGAAGAAACCGGCCTGCGCCTCGGCCACCTGGAACATCTCGGCAGCTATGTCCCGGTGCCGTCGCTGGCCGACTTCTCGATGCACATGTATTTCGGCCACACCCTCACGCCGGGCCGCCAGCAACTCGACGACAACGAGCTGCTGGAGATCGAGCGCGTGCCCATCCGCGAGCTGCACCAAGCCATCCTCGAAGGCCGCGAGCCCGTCGTCTCGATGAACTACACGGTGCTCTTCGCTGCCGCGCAGGGGCGGTTGCCACTCTAG
- a CDS encoding HAD-IA family hydrolase, with amino-acid sequence MNRPLRGPYRVVLCDVGETLVHYKRSFSVTISAEAERLGAKAPMSEVRRIGDEEYDRAIRDPAARGSSADADRSRAFWQGMYAAMGRRLGVSDPALLAQRLFDEFTTVESYDAIDGAREALTRIRAAGLKLVAASNWEPWLLDLLDHLELRESFDALAVSGLIGVEKPDAEFFERTLEIAGATRDETVHIGDSFYADVQGAWGAGLDAIWINWHNRPAQACPTVHTIGAAADAVIAASENGAA; translated from the coding sequence ATGAATCGGCCTCTGCGCGGTCCCTACCGCGTCGTGCTCTGCGACGTGGGGGAGACCCTGGTGCACTACAAACGCAGCTTCTCCGTCACCATATCGGCGGAGGCTGAGCGGCTTGGGGCGAAGGCGCCGATGAGCGAGGTTCGGCGCATTGGCGACGAGGAGTACGACCGCGCCATCAGGGATCCGGCCGCGCGCGGCAGCAGCGCCGACGCCGATCGATCCAGGGCGTTCTGGCAGGGCATGTACGCCGCCATGGGCCGACGCCTGGGCGTCAGCGATCCCGCGTTGCTGGCCCAGCGGCTGTTCGACGAGTTCACGACCGTCGAGTCGTACGACGCCATCGACGGCGCCCGCGAAGCCCTGACCCGGATTCGAGCGGCGGGGTTGAAGCTCGTGGCGGCCTCCAACTGGGAGCCCTGGCTGTTGGACCTGCTCGACCATCTCGAGCTACGCGAGTCCTTCGACGCGCTGGCAGTGTCAGGACTCATCGGCGTCGAGAAGCCGGACGCGGAATTCTTCGAACGAACGCTGGAGATCGCCGGGGCCACGCGCGACGAAACCGTGCACATCGGCGACAGCTTCTACGCCGACGTCCAGGGCGCGTGGGGCGCCGGCCTGGATGCCATCTGGATCAACTGGCACAACCGGCCCGCACAGGCCTGCCCCACGGTTCACACCATTGGGGCCGCCGCGGACGCCGTCATCGCCGCAAGCGAAAACGGGGCCGCGTGA
- a CDS encoding nicotinamidase, with product MNPAALRASDALLIVDVQRDFCPGGALAVPDGDAVVPVLNQWIDAAREAGAAVFASRDWHPPDHVSFQEQGGPWPAHCVAETPGAGFHPDLALPESATIIDKGTDAGHEAYSAFEGTELAAQLGAAGVERLWVGGLALDYCVRASVLDARRIAGLPVHVILNATRAVEVQPGDGSRALDEMRSAGAVTEAVS from the coding sequence ATGAACCCGGCTGCGCTGCGAGCCTCCGACGCGCTGCTGATCGTGGACGTGCAGCGGGACTTCTGTCCCGGCGGCGCGCTGGCCGTACCCGACGGCGACGCCGTGGTGCCGGTGCTGAACCAGTGGATCGACGCGGCGCGTGAGGCCGGCGCTGCCGTCTTCGCCTCGCGCGACTGGCATCCGCCCGACCACGTGAGCTTCCAGGAGCAGGGTGGACCGTGGCCGGCGCACTGCGTGGCGGAAACGCCCGGCGCAGGTTTTCACCCCGATCTCGCTCTTCCCGAATCGGCCACCATAATCGACAAGGGAACGGACGCAGGGCATGAGGCCTACTCCGCGTTCGAGGGCACCGAACTGGCCGCGCAGCTTGGCGCCGCCGGCGTCGAGCGGCTATGGGTCGGCGGGCTGGCCCTGGACTACTGCGTGCGCGCCAGCGTGCTCGATGCGCGGCGGATTGCCGGACTGCCGGTCCACGTGATTCTGAATGCCACTCGCGCCGTCGAGGTGCAGCCCGGCGATGGGTCCCGCGCGCTGGACGAGATGCGCTCGGCGGGCGCCGTCACCGAAGCCGTGAGCTAG
- a CDS encoding nicotinate phosphoribosyltransferase has translation MAAPAAPALTTDLYQLTMLQAYLEHGMHAPATFELFTRRLPPNRNFLIADGLDAALDNLEHLRFDAADIEYLESLGRFSAEFLNYLRGFRFSGSVDALPEGTPFFGNEPLLRVHAPLPEAQLVETRLLNLVQLPSAVASKAARVVAAADGRSIVDFGLRHAHGADASLAASRAAYIAGVQTTSNVAAGQAFGIPVAGTMAHSFVQAHDREREAFRRFMATFPTAALLVDTYDVQAAVATVIELVREAGGAAPAAVRLDSGDLAAHARRTRRQLDAAELTPIQIIASGNLDEGEIARLVADGAPIDSFGVGAALAVSEDAPCLDVVYKLVAYDGRGRMKLAAQKTTLPDPKQVFRQLQGGTATHDVLGLATEQADGQPLLEPVMRDGNRLAAGCRSLEEIRAYTERSLAMLPPRIRSLAPAAPDYQVEISPALGEAAERTRRRLEHR, from the coding sequence ATGGCCGCGCCTGCCGCCCCCGCGCTCACCACTGATCTCTATCAACTGACCATGCTCCAGGCGTACCTGGAGCACGGCATGCACGCGCCCGCGACGTTCGAGCTATTCACGCGGCGCCTGCCGCCAAATAGGAACTTTCTGATCGCCGACGGCCTGGACGCCGCGCTCGATAATCTCGAACACCTGCGCTTCGATGCCGCGGACATCGAATACCTGGAGTCTCTGGGGCGCTTCTCGGCCGAGTTTCTCAACTATCTGCGGGGATTTCGATTTTCGGGGAGCGTGGACGCCCTGCCCGAGGGCACGCCGTTCTTTGGCAACGAGCCGCTGCTGCGAGTGCACGCGCCGTTGCCCGAGGCTCAGCTCGTCGAGACGCGGCTGCTCAATTTGGTGCAACTGCCCAGCGCGGTGGCTTCCAAGGCGGCGCGCGTGGTGGCGGCGGCGGACGGACGGTCCATCGTCGACTTTGGCTTGCGGCACGCGCACGGCGCCGACGCCTCGCTCGCGGCGTCCCGGGCGGCGTACATCGCCGGCGTGCAGACGACGTCAAACGTGGCGGCGGGGCAGGCCTTTGGCATCCCGGTGGCCGGCACCATGGCGCACAGCTTCGTCCAGGCCCACGACCGCGAGCGCGAGGCGTTTCGGCGCTTTATGGCGACGTTTCCCACCGCGGCTCTGCTGGTCGACACCTACGACGTCCAGGCGGCCGTCGCCACGGTTATCGAGCTTGTGCGTGAGGCTGGCGGCGCAGCGCCGGCGGCTGTCCGGTTGGACTCGGGCGATCTGGCCGCGCACGCCCGTCGGACACGGCGGCAACTCGATGCAGCCGAACTGACCCCAATCCAAATCATCGCCAGCGGCAACCTCGATGAGGGCGAGATCGCGCGCCTCGTCGCGGACGGCGCGCCCATCGACAGCTTTGGCGTCGGCGCGGCGCTGGCCGTCTCCGAGGACGCACCGTGCCTGGACGTGGTCTACAAGCTGGTGGCCTACGACGGACGCGGCCGCATGAAGCTGGCCGCGCAAAAGACTACGCTGCCGGATCCCAAGCAGGTCTTCCGGCAGTTGCAGGGCGGCACCGCGACGCACGATGTCCTCGGGCTCGCCACTGAGCAGGCTGATGGCCAGCCGTTGCTCGAGCCGGTGATGCGCGACGGCAACCGGCTGGCGGCAGGCTGCCGCTCGCTGGAGGAGATTCGCGCCTACACCGAACGCTCGCTCGCAATGCTGCCTCCGCGCATCCGCTCGCTTGCTCCGGCCGCGCCTGACTATCAGGTCGAGATCAGTCCTGCCCTTGGCGAAGCGGCCGAACGCACGCGGCGGCGACTGGAGCATCGCTAG
- a CDS encoding aldo/keto reductase, with the protein MEYRRLGRTGLEVSLVSLGTGGPSRFGQERGTTPAAARRLVRRALDHGVNFFDTAQDYGDSESLLGQALDGVPRDDYLIATKCTYRDGDERVIAAADVSLAIDRALARLKVDVIDVMQIHGLMGEHYDEVIERHLPVLKDAQAAGKIRFIGVTERFTHDPAHVMLRRAIADDHFDTLMVGYSLLHQGAERHVLPAAQAADIGVIIMIAVRRALSIPERLREVIADLVERGQLPADAVPADAPLGWLVRGDVTSVVEAAYRFVREHNAVDTVLTGTSRPEHLDANVAALLRGTLPGADQQRLRDTFGHLEEALGN; encoded by the coding sequence ATGGAATATCGACGTCTCGGTCGCACGGGGCTCGAGGTGTCGCTGGTGTCGCTGGGCACCGGGGGGCCGAGCCGATTTGGGCAAGAACGCGGGACCACCCCCGCGGCGGCGCGGCGGCTGGTGCGGCGCGCGCTCGATCACGGCGTCAACTTTTTCGACACCGCCCAGGATTACGGCGACAGCGAATCGTTGCTGGGACAGGCGCTCGACGGCGTGCCGCGGGATGACTACCTGATCGCCACCAAGTGCACCTACCGCGACGGAGACGAGCGCGTCATTGCAGCGGCGGATGTTTCTCTCGCAATCGATCGGGCCCTAGCCCGCCTCAAGGTGGACGTGATCGACGTCATGCAAATTCACGGCCTGATGGGCGAGCACTACGACGAGGTGATCGAGCGTCACCTCCCGGTGCTCAAGGACGCGCAGGCCGCGGGGAAGATCCGATTCATCGGCGTCACCGAGCGCTTCACCCACGACCCCGCGCACGTCATGCTGCGCCGCGCCATCGCCGACGACCACTTCGACACCCTGATGGTCGGCTACAGCCTGCTGCACCAGGGCGCGGAGCGGCATGTGCTTCCCGCGGCGCAAGCGGCCGACATCGGGGTCATCATCATGATCGCGGTGCGTCGCGCGCTGTCGATCCCCGAGCGCCTGCGCGAGGTAATCGCCGACCTGGTCGAGCGCGGGCAGTTGCCCGCCGACGCGGTGCCGGCCGATGCGCCGCTGGGCTGGCTGGTGCGGGGTGACGTGACGTCGGTGGTGGAGGCCGCCTATCGCTTCGTCCGCGAACACAATGCGGTCGACACGGTGCTCACGGGCACGTCGCGCCCCGAGCACCTCGACGCCAACGTGGCGGCGCTCTTGCGGGGCACGCTGCCGGGGGCCGATCAGCAGCGCCTGCGCGACACATTCGGCCACCTGGAGGAGGCGCTGGGGAACTGA
- a CDS encoding amidohydrolase family protein has protein sequence MGAVDVKPEAPPSPTRGPKLAPFIVDCDLHHIWHEIDDIFPYLPRQYVEQIRDFGPMLPKLSYTNVPNILGYRSDLEVRRDTNLAEFTVQEHLDPYQIDVAVLTGGSVYGVVGISDVDYASALARAFNDWTLDTWVSVDPRYRMTLAVCPNDPVQAAEEIRRLGDHPAVVAVMLPAGARHPYGNRFYHPIYEAAAEHGLAMMTHFGGEGAGVTNPPTAAGYPSYYLEMRMARPQIAQAHVVSLVCEGVFEKFPTLRWLFIEVDTWWIPGLLWHFDADWKALRDTTPWVKRLPSDYIREHVRVGTQPLEQPPRRQDMAKFLDWAHADEMLVYASDFPHWDWDEPRAAAALIPRDLRPRIFGETARELFGL, from the coding sequence ATGGGCGCCGTTGACGTCAAGCCGGAAGCGCCGCCGAGCCCGACTCGTGGTCCGAAGCTGGCGCCGTTCATCGTCGATTGCGACTTGCACCACATCTGGCATGAGATCGACGACATCTTTCCCTATCTCCCGCGGCAGTACGTGGAGCAGATTCGGGACTTTGGTCCGATGCTGCCGAAGCTCAGCTACACCAACGTGCCGAACATCCTGGGCTACCGCTCCGACCTGGAAGTGAGGCGCGACACAAACCTCGCCGAGTTCACGGTGCAGGAGCACCTGGACCCCTACCAGATCGACGTGGCGGTCCTCACGGGCGGCAGCGTCTACGGAGTGGTCGGGATCTCGGACGTGGATTACGCCTCGGCGCTGGCCCGTGCCTTCAACGATTGGACGCTCGACACCTGGGTGTCGGTGGACCCGCGCTATCGCATGACCCTGGCGGTCTGTCCCAACGATCCCGTGCAGGCGGCGGAGGAGATCCGGCGCCTCGGCGACCACCCGGCCGTGGTCGCCGTGATGCTGCCCGCCGGCGCTCGGCATCCATACGGCAACCGCTTCTATCACCCGATCTACGAAGCGGCCGCCGAGCACGGCCTGGCGATGATGACCCACTTCGGCGGTGAGGGCGCCGGCGTCACCAACCCGCCGACCGCCGCGGGGTATCCGTCCTACTACCTCGAGATGCGCATGGCCCGCCCGCAGATCGCCCAGGCGCACGTGGTGAGCCTGGTCTGCGAGGGCGTATTCGAGAAGTTCCCCACCCTCCGCTGGCTATTCATCGAGGTCGACACCTGGTGGATTCCGGGTCTGCTATGGCACTTCGACGCGGATTGGAAGGCCCTGCGCGACACCACGCCGTGGGTCAAGCGCCTGCCCAGCGACTACATCCGCGAGCACGTTCGAGTGGGGACTCAGCCGCTCGAGCAGCCGCCCCGGCGCCAGGATATGGCGAAGTTCCTGGACTGGGCGCACGCCGACGAAATGCTGGTCTACGCCAGCGACTTCCCCCACTGGGATTGGGACGAGCCCCGCGCGGCGGCGGCCCTGATTCCGCGCGATTTGCGCCCGCGCATCTTCGGCGAGACCGCGCGTGAGCTCTTCGGTCTTTAG
- a CDS encoding Rieske (2Fe-2S) protein, with the protein MSVASSARRHVVCRVDDLPPGSRREVPVGGENGVMVFNVGGQFYALRNRCPHSGGPLGRGVIRPHVISNGVGHFDFEREAEILKCPFHNWEFDIATGCALYDPSMRAKTYPVAVEDGNVVLTLG; encoded by the coding sequence GTGAGCGTCGCATCTAGCGCGCGACGGCACGTGGTGTGCCGCGTCGACGACTTGCCGCCCGGAAGCCGCCGCGAGGTCCCCGTGGGCGGGGAAAACGGCGTCATGGTCTTCAACGTCGGCGGGCAGTTCTACGCGCTGCGCAATCGCTGCCCCCACTCCGGCGGACCGCTGGGCCGCGGGGTGATTCGACCCCACGTGATCTCGAACGGCGTGGGGCACTTCGACTTCGAGCGCGAGGCCGAGATCCTGAAGTGCCCGTTTCACAACTGGGAGTTCGACATCGCTACCGGCTGCGCGCTCTACGACCCATCAATGCGCGCCAAGACCTATCCGGTCGCCGTGGAGGACGGCAACGTGGTGCTCACGCTCGGGTAG
- a CDS encoding Gfo/Idh/MocA family oxidoreductase: MSEPLRVALITEPTSWHRQKLVDALSADEVGEVAVADATGETFDEVRDGAGTKLQATYTDLDRMLRQFKPDAALVTMEPWRMPAAIKQALEAGVHVYHEKPGYVDIEDYREIYRLARSRNLHLCIAYLSRMIPVVQEARRIVSEGLLGDLFSFQAHFIADQERIKQDPADRFEYDHAAGGWFFSKEKGGGGHLTILGCHYLDMLRYVSGSDFTSVVAMCKNVGGEPITVEDAAALTIEFDNGMVGNLNAGFYTSKAEYASQRHSDITIWGREGWLSFNPSAEVAGVPLQWASHRGVHASAPLKTVTYDATDATTEVYPMLVQAFLRACQGEGPSPLAPEDGLWVAECTQAAYRAAETGRIQQVAIPTG, translated from the coding sequence ATGAGCGAACCCCTACGCGTCGCGCTGATCACCGAGCCCACGTCCTGGCATCGGCAGAAGCTAGTCGACGCGCTCTCCGCCGACGAGGTCGGCGAGGTCGCCGTCGCCGACGCCACGGGCGAGACGTTCGACGAGGTGCGCGACGGCGCAGGAACCAAGCTGCAAGCGACCTACACCGACCTGGACCGGATGTTGCGCCAGTTCAAGCCCGACGCGGCGCTCGTCACGATGGAGCCATGGCGCATGCCAGCCGCCATCAAGCAGGCGCTCGAGGCCGGCGTGCACGTCTATCACGAGAAGCCGGGCTACGTGGACATTGAGGACTACCGCGAGATCTACCGGCTCGCGCGCAGCCGCAACCTCCATCTCTGCATCGCCTATTTGTCGCGGATGATCCCGGTGGTCCAGGAAGCCCGTCGCATCGTGTCCGAGGGGTTGCTCGGCGACCTCTTCTCGTTCCAAGCCCACTTCATCGCCGACCAGGAGCGAATCAAGCAGGACCCGGCGGATCGCTTTGAGTACGACCACGCCGCCGGCGGCTGGTTCTTCTCCAAGGAAAAGGGCGGCGGCGGGCATCTGACCATTCTTGGCTGTCACTACCTCGACATGCTGCGATACGTCAGCGGCTCGGACTTCACCTCGGTCGTCGCCATGTGCAAGAACGTCGGCGGCGAGCCCATCACAGTCGAGGACGCGGCGGCCCTGACTATCGAGTTCGACAACGGCATGGTCGGCAACCTCAACGCGGGCTTCTACACCAGCAAGGCCGAATATGCGTCGCAGCGTCACAGCGACATCACGATCTGGGGTCGCGAGGGCTGGCTGAGCTTCAATCCGAGCGCAGAGGTGGCCGGGGTGCCGCTGCAATGGGCGTCGCACCGGGGCGTCCACGCCAGCGCACCGCTCAAGACCGTGACCTACGACGCCACCGATGCCACCACCGAGGTCTATCCGATGCTCGTCCAGGCCTTCCTCCGCGCGTGCCAGGGCGAAGGGCCGTCACCCCTCGCGCCGGAAGACGGCCTGTGGGTCGCCGAATGCACCCAGGCCGCCTACCGGGCCGCCGAAACCGGCCGCATCCAGCAGGTGGCGATTCCGACGGGTTAG